The sequence GGATTCTACTAGTACAGATATCAAAAATGCACTGACCAACGTGTACGACATAAAACTAACTTTAGATAttgttggtataccaaatgaTGAAGACTGGGGCACGGCAGATTCACTCCGACACATAAAGGATAAGATCAAGGTATGTGATATTCAGGTCTATCCGTCTTCAATTTCCATTACTTTGAAGAAGTCTAAAGTATTCTTTCAAGGAGCTACACAGTTTGAGTAGCTAAGTATACAATTATTAGGATTGACACCTATATCATGTGTTTCATTGTTGGCAGGTACATGTACTATAAATATAATATAGTGCAAGAGTTAGGTTAAATACCTTAATGATGAGTCATCGTCATTGATTGACATACTCAAATGATACTTATTTGTACACTTTGAATATATGGCatcaagcattgaaatataAAGTGTTGATGCTATTATTAAAGTATGTATGTCTGGGTATATCATGTACAGTGTGAGTGTGTCTGTGTACagaaaacaatgcatatattaCTGTTAGTTCATAAATGTCTatctcaaattttcaattacAGAGTTGTGTTGGTACCTTACATATCCTAAGAAAGATTCTGACAATGATTGTTTGTCAATCATAgaaccaaatattaaatatgGGAGTTAATTAAgatttaaatattaatattgtcaTATATGCATTTTAGATGTCAGTAAATATGGGCTTCACAGCTCCTCAGTAGTGTAGCATGCATGTTTTGATATTCATGGTGATCAGTTTTCTCTGTTGACTTTTTCAAAATGCTAAGCTATCAATAACAGGAAAAAATGCTAAGTACAGGAAGATGCACCAGGACTGACCCAAAAGATATTGCTAATAGTTGTTTTAAAATAGTTATTGCAACAGTTTTACTTATTTTCAATATAAGCACACTGATCACACCAAAATGAGATGCTGAGATATCATAAAATCTGAATGGTGTTTTCTGTTTAATTTCAGAGTGATATAATTGTATTAAGTTGTGATCTGATAACAGATATTCCATTGCATCGCATAGCAGATGTTCATAGAACCTATGATGCGGCAGTAACTATGTTATTAGCTAACTTACCTGATCAATCAGCTGAACAAACAACAGTACCTGGTGTCAAATCCAAAAAGAAACAAGGTGAGAGAGTTCAATacatttgtttaatttttgcatCCATCAGAACAAGATTTTGGCAAATTATGAATGCAATAAGTATATAAATTAACAAAATAGAGCATTACAGTATAGTCACTGTACAAAGCTTGTTATAGTCTATGGGACAAATTTGCTGCTCTTtcagaatattttcattgtcgaTTTTTCACATTGTGAAGTGAGTCTTAGTTACTAAGGACTAAGTCCAGCAGAACAAACAACAGTACAGCTACAGGGAGACtaaccagggctcgaaattagcggtagtcccgcgtccacagactaccaacttttccctgggactaccaaagtccatgaaatggtagcccccatggactaccaaagcctgggacatgaaattcagtcagtactcaGCGTGCCATGtccagtctttcactttttgatgagctaaatgcagtcaaactcagctggacacagtaaggccagaccatgactttgttttgccacagtccctccacacaccagTTGGTAAacgtctattgttttaacgtgtGAAGTACTGGATTAGGAATTGTATGCACATTATTGTTTGGCACCCGTATTTCATACCCATTTTTGTCACATTATTCTTTCTAACATTTGTTACCCAGAACCACTGATATTTACTCTAATATGTGAAGCCTGCGTCAaccatttcaaaaaatgaacaatCCATTAGGTTTTGGAGAAATCGGtcatttggttttgttgttttgatttccgTTAAACAAAATTGCGGTTATGGTAGCTAGCTTGCCTGCATTCTAAATGCGTGATCCAAGTCTAAATTGTGCCTGATAATAAACTTTTACGACAGGTTATCACATGAAATATGGTGTTTATTTTGGTGTAGGGGTGGATAGTATTCAAACCGAAATGAAGCTCTACAATTACAAACACAGACATCTTATCAAACCGTAAAGCGCATTGTAACAATAGGGACCCAGGCGTTTCCCAAccggtgtgtggagggactgtggttttgCTAGTTACAAAAACGAACTTGCAATGAAACTTTGCAACAGagtttcaatatctcaactgaattacttggatgacaggcacagaaaatgatggccaatgaaaacgtattttcattgcattttgatcaaaatgtatcaatcacacaCTCCTCCctactacagaaagcccatggtctgttTTAGCCCTGCTTAGAAGGTGGTGGTCATtgccatgacgactatcaaaattggcatgcaaCTCTTTGAATGAAACGGGTTGTCAAATACAatgataggtcaccaaactttttagtgtcactgtcatcaattataccagtttcctttgggtaatacaggtgtgcaagtattcacatcaaatgactaataaattcacttcatgggcagaatcttgaaaaatagctttttcctCTCttgttaaaggggaagttcaccaaggatgatttttacatatgtggtagctctgtggtcatttacccaggaaaaactattttcaccatttataactcgcaggattttttacaaaaaacgataaaatagtacaggaagttgcccatgtaatttgaatcatgggaaaaaagctccaaacttggagcttgcataatgtgataagGAAGGGACCATCTCCAGACGGccatggcccccacattgtccactcacagtaacacagtagtaaacagcaacacaaaatctgacagtggaaagtTTATAATAAGCGATTCATTgcttatgcaaggatactcagtataaacaaaaattatgtaaaaacgcatagcctggtttaagcatgggtgagtggacaatgccatacccatgggaaaatggtcccttccatatcacattatgcaagctccaagcttggcgctttttcccatgattcaaattacatgggcaacttcctgtactatttctatcgttttttgtaaaaaatcttgcaagttataaatggccaaaatagcttttccagggtaagtgaccacaaagctagcacatatgtaaaaatcatccttggtgaacttcccctttaatgaaaaagatccctaaactaaaatatgcataggctaccagccattgtcactggtcTACCAACTGCAGAAAATGGTAGGCTAAGCCCAaatggactaccagggaaataagttaatttcgagccctgtacgGTTTTGGTCTTATCCATGCAAGTGTAAGGCTGTCCATCCACAAACTGTCTTTTGAAGCTGCATGGACctatttctttcaaagttggcacaaggacatactgtacatgtacataatgtCATACATAAGCACATTGATTTGCTTTATGATACAATTCAACATGGCCACCGAATGGCCATTGTATTTCAATGGGTTTTTCATGTCTATAACTATAACTCAGATATGCCTGGAGAGATTGTACAATGACATCACCCTGTGTCCTACAGATGGAGTTTGATTTATGTCATGATATGATCTTATATGTAGCTGTACTGCCAGTGGTTTTTTGCCTATGTGTACCAGTAGCAAACCAGGAGGTCAGTGTCCTCATTCAGTTTAGGATAACACACCATGACTTTACACATTCTAATAGGTACATCATGTTGACTTAAATCGGGGTTAATCCATTTACACCATGAAatgtggggactgtgtcattgacaatgacttgtaaTTTCACTTGTGCATGTATGGCTGTAATTCATCTGAACTAAACTAACTATGTATAAATTTTTAGCTTTATTTTGTATCATGAACCAGAAAATGATGtcaacaatcagatatctgtaaaTTATTACATCTGCATACATGATGTGGATAAAGTCTAATTGAGCATATTACTTTcagattttcttcaaaaaacTGCTGTTTCAGaacctgttttattttgtaactcCATAAATCTGACTTTGTATGACATTACACTTAACGTGAATTGATTAAAAGTAGCAACCTATGTAAAAGTGCTAACTGAAGTGTTACTACAGagcattttctgaaacattgaCGATATATGCACAACTGAGATTTTATCAActtaataattttcatatggcaactcaaatatggccgccacaagtATACGCTTGTTAATTGCCCAAATTCAATCGATGAAATCCATTACCAAGGATTGAAATGGTGACATTTTCAAGGACAATATGGCTTAATAACAGAAATTCAAAACATCTCCACGAAGAATGGATGAAATTTCTTTGGTAAACAAAGtgtaaaaagatacagctaatggggctttaaattGATCCAATTTCAACAATATTACTGTTTGCCACACCCTGACTTTACTATGTAACTTTGATGATCTTGTATGCTCTTCTAGAAATGCTTTGCTTTTCTATTCAGAGAGTTTGCCATCATGATGAAAAATAAGATATCATTGATATGAGTGaaaggcatggttcaggcgtcagattgtcttgccatgAAATTTACCTACTAGATTACaacttcaatggaaaacaaaaggctatcacaccttcataatcctcttacagtctagaacaaactcgatccctgggatcgagtcCCCTACCTTGAAAAGTGCATCAGCTATGATCCGTAATTATGAAAATGTAGACTTAAAGGCATtcgttggcaccagattgtctcatcagaaaatttacccaccagattacaatttcaatggaaaacaaaaggctatcacacctccaaaatcctcttacagactagaacaaaggcgatccctgggatcgcgagtAATGGCTTTAAGTATCAAACCTTGTGACAAACAGCACAAAAATGCAGTCTAGATCCTACACTGTGTTTGATATTTGAGTTTAATTCAGAAACTGgactatttgaatttcaaacgttTCACTTTTATATGTTAAACTAAATTCCACAATTTAATATTAACTTCACTGGCAGTCATGCTAACAGTGTCAGTGTCCAAGAACAAGAGCTCTAATGACGGATGAATGTTGTGTGTTACACAGTACAGAAAGACATCGTCGGTTTGGATGATAAATCAGAAAAGGGAAGACGTGTAGTGATGTTAGAATCTGAAGCAGATGTTGAAGAAACTATTACTGTAAAAGTATCTCTTCTAAAAAAGTAAGTTTTGACTTCAGATAAATCCTCTGTTTACCAAGTagaattttttaaagatttaattaCTGTTCATGGCATCTCAAATATATCACAAATTCATGTTCAAAAGAGCTGAGTGGCAATTatactttgaaatttcaaaattacacacCTGAAGCCCAACTTTTCATTCAGTTAttcatggtccctccacaaaaggaccgTGAGTTATCTAATGAATTACATTCAATTGCATCATCCATGAATTATAACAAGGTTCATTCTGTAAATAGATATCCCAGgataaacatgaaaacaacattcctTGATGCACATCTTTATATTATGAAAAAATGGATTGTTGATTTTGTAGCTGAACATAGGTAAGTGCTATTGTAAATAGATAAGTCAATATACTTCAGAGAAACACGCTTTACTTTTACTCTGTAAGATCCATTTGATTTTcttaaccctttacctgccagacagtatcacttccccatctgccaagtcagtaaaaagcgttATTGAGCCAAaatcatatgtattttcacccacttggcttggtatgttatagcaaaTTTAGTCTGTAAAACATGTTAACAGTATCTCTGTTTTCAGACACCTTCAAATCtccaagtctttgttaaaatgcaccatatgggacatgttttgcttcgatcactagttttaaccaacttgatctgatggtgaaatatgaacttggtaCGAAAAAGGttaagaaaattttgttttcatcactTTTTGTCATGTCTGATTATACAGCAAATTTTTAACTTGGCAgcaattttcttttgtaaattaTGAATTGGTCATATTCACAGTATTTATCCAGTTTATTCACATGATCATTATACATGGCCTGCCTATTGCCAAGACTGTTATGCACCcagatttgtttcaaaagttggTCAACATAGGTTTCATTTCCAAAGCACCAAAGTGTTGAATTTCTTTAATGATTTGATTTCTCATTTGAACTGAAACTTAATTGCATCACCTTAGTTACCTATGTGTATATCTGCAAACAGGGCAAGAGAGTTTTGATGTTTGGTCATCACACCACACAGACTATCACATCACACTACACAGACCTATCACATCATAGTAATAATTTCCATGACATGATTATTTGTAGATCAATGTCATCCATCAAAGGTGAATTACTTCCATATTTAGTAAAGAAACAGTTCCATCAACCAAAGAGAAAAGACAAAAACCAAGTTTCTGATGATTTGATGGAGTCCTCTATCACTGAATTATCACAAGGTAAATCACAATCTGTAATTATGGACAACTGCTATCTTGTATGTACCTTGCTATATAAGTACAATAGACTTACGACTACACATGTAGCCACTGTAGCTGTTTTGGTCAGTCTAAATCCATCATCTGTGTCAAAGTATGTATGTAAGCTGGTTGTGTGATTATacctttatttttgtattcattaaCGTAAACAGGTTTTTATGATTATGCCTGATTTTTCATAAATCCATGGCATACAAATTTTATATGTATTGGTAAAATGTTTGTCTTCACTGTCTGGTCTGTTTCTCAAAACTTTGAATGGAGTTCTTTAACTTAGAGTAGAGAAATTTGGCATTAATTGACTAGTCATGGGAGTTGAATGCATTCAtgtttataacacacctcatctgcagtctgtgttctaattcgccaattgatacaCGTGGGAGGCGTTCTTTTTGTACTGATCCACgtaaatgacgtcatcaggcatcatttgttggaactgttgcctgccaggcatcagttcagAAAAATGATGcctgctgacgtcaaaaacgacattgacgcatgcgcggaccggaatgtacCGGTAAACTAAGATGTCGTGTGCGGCCGATCGAAaggatagtcgagaaatttcttggtttatcctactttctgaagaagaactgaatgctctggtttccaataaggactcgaaacggacaaaaactataatcaaaggtgcattgaatgttttgcagaagtattgcgatcctgttgggaaaaacgttttcttactgaaccagTGCAACATATTACAtgtgacaagttttgtgtattgtacgttcttatgcatgactgtgggtgaggtgtgttataaaacacatattgactggccatgtgggcaacagcatacgcctgtaacccctcgggcctgtgagtcaccccaaaaacggactgtttccctcggccgaAATGTACTGTATATACTGTGTGCATGTGTATGGTCAACATCATTGAAGATCATCAAGGAAGTAGTCTGAGGCAAAGTATGGCTGATGTTATGTCATGAAAGATATTATAGTGAATCCCAAATGAGATACATCTACGGTAATGTTATCGATTAGGACTGTGAAGGATTTAAACATGTATAGATAAGAAAGTTATGGGATGAAGGCTTTCAAACCAAAGTGCATAATCGATATTCACTTTCAAATCTCTGTCATTttagaaaatacataaaatttgCAGACCTGTCACTGCTTGGTACTTATTCAGAATcttggtgcagtttgctccaGTAAACTTGAACTACAACTTTGTTTTGCAAGGTGGTGCAGTATTAGGATGCCTGTTCCAGATTGAAAAGCATTTCCTTCTGTTATGCtgatatcaacagtttaaaaaattgaataaatatttgtaattgGTGTCAGCATTGTGTTGACAGGTGATGATGCTTTGTTGTTATGTTTTTCATACTaccataaaatatatttttttgtatCTTGGCTAGACTAGCCCACAAGTCATGTAGCATTTTGTACTAGTAACTGGTTTGATCAACTAATCAATAAGATTAACATGACAGTTTgttgaagtttattccttcaatttactttGCTGTGATATAAATAAGCCTTCAGACTTGTAGAAGTTTAAATGACCATTAAATGACACATGTACTGTTCACAAAGTTCTGTTATAGCACATTTTATTTAGTCTATGATGTTAATATTTATGTTTTGCTTTATTCCAAAGACATATACAGTTTTGCTGAAGAAGATAAAATGACACAATGGGTTCTGTTTTACTTTATTCCAAAGACATATACAGTTTTGCTGAAGAAGATAAAATGACACAATGGGTTCGTCAAATGTCCACATGGAATGACCATACTGGAGATATGGCAGAATGTTACCATAGCAATGTGATTCGTTGTTATGCACATGTTGTAGAAGATGGTTTCTGTATCCGAGCAAATACTCTAGCAGCGTATGTTGATGCAAATAGGAATGTAAGTATCATAGAATTTTCAATGATTACTAGTATATGTTAAACAAGACCTACTGACACCACCCCTATGAATTCTGTAAAATCATGAACTCATTGCTTTAAATAGTAAAACTTAGCAGTTCATGTGAAAAAGCACATTTCAATGGAATTCATTTTATTCCATTGGATTTTGAAGGAAGATATTTTAATTATATTGTTCTAAGTGTTTACATGTAATTCACACTTTGCAAGCCTTATTTTCCATGGACACAAGTTTTCTGCTCTCTGTCTAAAGAATGATACGTTTTAGCTTACAGTTGCCATatattaaggtagcggtaaaggctatttttgcaccaattcttttctcagagttaatgtcaagtttcaagtgttagaatcaagatatttagttcaaattttcaggataactcccttagttaacactttctccaaagaatataaaaattgtatgtttgtagccatgattttgaaatatgacaccaatcaatattaaaatttaatttttcatatttttttacatctttgaatttaataataaattaatattaccaaattagttataaatatgttgacactattaattgtaagatttgtacggcaggatttgtaaataaaatttgtttttatgattttacatgggtttacatatcaaaaaattattaaaaattctttcaaatttcaaaatgtgatttttcaaaaagtacttcaaatacaggaaaattgtgctgtacaaatcttatctgtaaccttgttaataggctgtaaaaattccatgtccatatctcatttcaaaggttggatttaattggtataaaattatgtaggaaaactgttattctgtcaaaattgttgaaaacaagccatatttgcacccctctttgaagtcaaagagcagtctttttggttaatctcacttttgacacctctttgacactcaaagaatctaaaaatgcatttataatagcagtcacgcattctgaatgcaagcactgccttgtcaaactttcctaaaaaacagtaaaaaatgactttcccttttcaaacatttttttaaaagctaggggacctctaccatagttaatacactaaggactccccaacttcctcttatttggtcagtttttcagaagtttcaatgggctataactctgcaacgCTTATgacccaaatgtctagttttttttattccacagagaatgttgacttctttcatgttttaatagttttattgaagtttataactgacgctctagcctttaccgctaccatATATTAATATTGCAAAAGAAGCTGTCcagtgtatgtacatgtatgtatgtctgtacgtatgtctttctgtctttccaCTGAGTTTTCTCAAAAACAGTGGCACATAGCTTGaaatttggtgtgtacatgtatgttcaatCAAAGATTTTAATGTCATGGCCAActccagaaatatgcaaataacgtCAATAAATGCAAGAATAATAAAAGATTAAACTGCCAAAATGTATTTGAGATACCAAAACTATCAAACGTAGACctttatcattttgaaaaattacttgGTTACAGATCTTAGTTCAGTCAAGTTGATCACATGAtacttatgcaaatgagaaaaataaatgtaaatattggttgaAAATCTTAAACTTAGAAACTATTTGCCCTGGTTTAGAGTAATTATAATAAAACTTTTCAATACACCAATAAACTTTAGCTACCGGTATGTACCAGGGTGTTGAAACTACACATAAGTACCGGTACACATGGGCCAGGTGACTGTTCAATATTATACATCAACACAAATTACATAGTATCAGAaaatacacatatattttatataaagtgAAATATAATATACTTTTCCTTGGGTTTGATGTGTTTCTTCTTTTCATTACAATGTATTTTATATAAGGACTTCCCATCTTAAAGATTTACATGATACTTAGAATGCCTACATCACTTATCATAAATGTTAAGGACTTTCATTTTCTTGCATCAAAGAATACTTTGTTTAGTCAATGGTGTGTCAATTTACTTTAGACAGCACAGTGACTGTTATCAACATAGATAATTGCATTATGTGCCACTTTTAAGGTCTATGGCCACTTGTCTGTAACCAAGCTAACACCAGCTCAATGGTGCTTTTTGAAGAAAGTTTATGAACACTACCATAATTCAGGCTAAATATTATGTATACCAAGTCACAA comes from Ptychodera flava strain L36383 chromosome 8, AS_Pfla_20210202, whole genome shotgun sequence and encodes:
- the LOC139139370 gene encoding translation initiation factor eIF2B subunit gamma-like isoform X1, with the protein product MLSASEVESEKMEFQAVILAAGRGSRMLDLTSSIPKPLLPVGNKPLIWYPINVLEKAGFQEAIVVCLDSTSTDIKNALTNVYDIKLTLDIVGIPNDEDWGTADSLRHIKDKIKSDIIVLSCDLITDIPLHRIADVHRTYDAAVTMLLANLPDQSAEQTTVPGVKSKKKQVQKDIVGLDDKSEKGRRVVMLESEADVEETITVKVSLLKKYPRINMKTTFLDAHLYIMKKWIVDFVAEHRSMSSIKGELLPYLVKKQFHQPKRKDKNQVSDDLMESSITELSQDIYSFAEEDKMTQWVRQMSTWNDHTGDMAECYHSNVIRCYAHVVEDGFCIRANTLAAYVDANRNMPGYWASNPDVNLIHSAANVKNKSQVGHDCMIGEGSSVSDKVSIKKSIIGKHCNIGDKVKISSSVVMDHVTIAEGCTIHGSVICSDSHINEHCDIKDSLVGSSQTIDAKSKFNTEVIVDSDRMMEF
- the LOC139139370 gene encoding translation initiation factor eIF2B subunit gamma-like isoform X2, translating into MIQQQQTTICEYEAIVVCLDSTSTDIKNALTNVYDIKLTLDIVGIPNDEDWGTADSLRHIKDKIKSDIIVLSCDLITDIPLHRIADVHRTYDAAVTMLLANLPDQSAEQTTVPGVKSKKKQVQKDIVGLDDKSEKGRRVVMLESEADVEETITVKVSLLKKYPRINMKTTFLDAHLYIMKKWIVDFVAEHRSMSSIKGELLPYLVKKQFHQPKRKDKNQVSDDLMESSITELSQDIYSFAEEDKMTQWVRQMSTWNDHTGDMAECYHSNVIRCYAHVVEDGFCIRANTLAAYVDANRNMPGYWASNPDVNLIHSAANVKNKSQVGHDCMIGEGSSVSDKVSIKKSIIGKHCNIGDKVKISSSVVMDHVTIAEGCTIHGSVICSDSHINEHCDIKDSLVGSSQTIDAKSKFNTEVIVDSDRMMEF